Sequence from the Festucalex cinctus isolate MCC-2025b chromosome 21, RoL_Fcin_1.0, whole genome shotgun sequence genome:
TGTGATCTGAGGAAAGCTCCTCGTCATCCTCGTCCATCCAGCGGAGGTCTCTTGGACCGCATCGACATCTCGGGCCTAGGTAGCAGGTCAGGGAACACTTCAGGAGCACGTCTGTCATTGAATCTGAGTCCTGAGGTGTCACTGCAGGGAAGAAAGTGGTACAATATGAGACCAATACAGACTTGCATATGAAtataatatacattttctactcTTCAACACATACTTCCCGTTTTAATGACATCACATCTGCTCTTCACTGATTGGATCTTTTCACTGTCTGTTAGGTCAGGTGTTCCCCGCCTCAGAAATGCGCTTCATGGATTTACTAGGTCCGAAAACGAAGAGTCTGGTTTCCATTCCAAGCTAGGTGCTACCAGGACCGCTAGGGGCAAATTAGGCTTCAAtgtcttgcccaaggacacTTGGACAGCAAAATTCTCTGAGCCAGGATTCAAATTGTCAACACTAAAGTCACCTCATGACTCGCTCTACTAACTGAGCCACAATTTAGCAAAACACAAGTCTAGACAACAGTGTCCAATAATACTACTCACATGTCATCACTGTCAGAAAAATGTTGAGTTGCAAGTGTCCATCTTTTTTACATCCATAGTAGCCAACATCTTCCGCCATCACGTGGTCAATGCGCAGCGAGCAGTCGTGCTGTAGGCTGAGGCGCTGACGTCTGGGCGAGCTGGTCACAACTTGGCCTTTTCGCACCTCGTGTTCCGGTAAACTCTCATCCCAACTGTATAGCCAGTCTATGCCGGAGCAGGACGGCTGCTTGCAAGGCAAAACGGCCACGTCCCCGGCCCTGGCAAAAACCTCTGCGGCCTGACCACTCATGACTGCAAGACATAACAGACGGGGAACAAAATATGTTACATGCTCACCAATGTCATAATATTAAGCTACTGTTACTTTAGCTATTGTTGTTAGCACGAGTCAGCAATATTAGCTCAGCCCACTGGCAGAATCTTATACAGGTCACCATTGGATTATGGTGTTCCTCAAGGCTCAGTTTTAGATccaacactttttaaattgtatagGCTGACTCTTGGCTGGTTCATCAAGAGGCAGAAGATTTTTATATTATGTAGTTTTCACAGTTATAATGATGAGTTTGATACTTAAATTTCAGCTTCTAACTCATATATTTGAAACAGTTTTTAAACTCCTGATGACCACAACGTCACCCGTTGCTCTTTCGCAAGTTGCTAACCTGGTACTGACTTACTTATGGTTATGGACAAAAGGAATTTGTGCATTCATTCTTGATGTTTTTACAAGTAAACATCACACTTTAGCCCAGTTTTCCatcctttaacaacacatacagcgAGTTACGAATGAGTCTTCTAATATTGCTAGCCATGCTAAAACTAGCCCCGTGAGGTTACATGAGCAGAGCAAAACTTTTATACAGCGTAAATATAATATAGATGAATCAGAAAGTTGTTTACCTTcaaaatgaagcagaaaaatGAGAATTAATTCCTGTGTGTTCATCTTACTAAGCAAGTTGAGCTTCTGGTTCATGTCATTATTATTCCCGTTGTAGGTCTAATGATCTGttaaaaatgaagacaaaaaaaaaaaaaaagtccagccctccacacacacatttgcatCCCGCACGTTTATTCTGAAAACTTATTTCACAAGCAGCCCGCCTGAGTGGCAGCAGCAGCTCTGACATCTTATTTATCGCAGCACAATCACATCTAGAGCGgatgtgaaatgaagaagaaaaatattatCTTCATGTACAGGCTACGCATGTTCAGCATGAGTTCCTTTTTCAGATCTCGAGGGTTCTTTCCATTGAGGTGCCTCATTGAACCGCAGTGAGCAGATAAAAAACACCAAACTCAACACACCTGCTCCCCATTCACACCTGAGCCGACAACACTAACGCAGTCGTCTACTCTTGAACCTAAAAGGCTCAGATGAATACAAACCAACTCCTGCTTTTGCTCCACTgttgctttattattttttttgagttaACAGTCGTGTGTTTCTGCCAAACATACCTTTCGGAATTATGTCCAAAAAGTCCAACCTCAGTTTGAGCATAAATCATATTCCCACATTAGTTTGGGAGACTTCAAGTATATATATTTGCctgctggactggccatctgtcatccagggcagatgcccggtgggccagcATCTTTTGGGGCCCATGTGGTGCTATTCAATGATCATTCTCCTCAATTTCACCCAACAGACCGCCCACAATTTACAGGGAGCAACTCAATCGTCCATTTACAATAACAgatagcaaactgaaccaatcaaAATCATTGGCAGGGCTACGTGGTAGCCAGGTGTGATCGGGAGTTGGGGTGCGCCAAGCCAATTTTGGCAAAATCGTTTTCCTCTTGGGTAGAATTCTGCAAAGTTTCCACGAGATTGCGATGGATAAGAAGTGAAGCATGACGGACAGGAAGTACGACACGAAGACATTCGCCATTTTGTCAGATGGACTTTAATGACATAAATACTCCCATCGTAGTAGTCATCATGAGGATTACAGGTAAGAATTACAGCATGGAGGGCGCAAGCTACCTTCAGCAGCTGAAAGTAATCGAAATTTAAGCATGATCACGATTTGGGCAGACACCCTTCAATTAACCTGATAAGATAAGCATCATTTTCAAAtgtagaattacattttttaaataaataaacgataGCGGAAGGTTGAAAGATACACACGTGGCTCTGAAGCCGCAGGTTGTTCACCCCCGTTAGTCTGGTAAATGGTAAATGTGATCTTCAAATGTTTGGACCCTGACCTGACGTTTTTGTCTCAACTTTATCTTGACTGCGATGGCGACCGCGACGACTCCGACGAGTATCAAGAAGGCCATGGTCAGACGAATGATGTTGATGAGCTGGTTGTTGCCAGGCTGGCATGCTCTTGTACTATTTTCCGTGGAGTTGGCTGTGTACTGGGCCTGGACCTTCACGTCGCCTCCTTTCACGTATTGGCACCTGTAATTCCTTTTACGACTGACAGGGGGCACTTTGAGGAAGGACGTGCAGTTGTTCTGCTCAGTGCGATCTGAGGAAAACTCCTCGTCATCCTCGTCCATCCAACGGAGGCCTTTTTCCCAGCATTGGCATCTCGGGCCTGGGTAGCAGGTCAGGGAACACTTCAGGACCACGTGTCCGTCTCCCATTGAATTTAAGTCCTGAAGTGTCACTGCAGGGAAGAAAATGATACAATATGAGAGCAATACAGACTTGCAGATGAATACAATAAATCTACATTTCATATGTATGTCAGTTTGTTtactactatttttttaacaactttattgacaaaattgtaAACAAAAGCCAAACATGGCAAatacaacacacaaaaaaatcatcacacGAACACTAAAGTTTGTTTACTACTATTCAACACATACTTCTCATTTTTATGACATCACATCCGCTCTTCAGTGATTGGAACTTTTTACTGTCTGTTCGGTCAGGTTTGCCCTGCCACAGAAATGTGCTTCAGACTCTCTCGCTGCTAGCCTGGTTTCCAGTCTAGGCGCTGCCAAGACtactgggagcaaattaggGTTCAGTGTCTTTCCCAAGGATGCTTTTGATAGACTCTCTGAGCTTCAAATTGTCAACACTTGAGTCACCGAATGACTCGCTCTACCAACGGAGCCAAAATTTAGCAAAACATAATGGTTAGCTGGCTAGCCTAAACAACAGTGACACACGTATGTCACACATGAGACTCACGTGTCATCACCGTCAGAGAAACGGTGACTTCCGGTCGTTTATTTCGTTCACATAAAAAGAAACCAGCATCTTCTGCCGTCACTCCATCAATGCGCAGTGAGCAGTCGTCCTTCAAGCTGAGGCGCTGACTTCTGGGCGAACTGGTCACAACTTGACCCTTTTTCACCTCGTATACCAACGGACTCCCGTCCCAACTGTACCACCAGTCTATATCGGAGCAGGACGACTGCTTGCAGGGCAGAACGACCACGTCCCCAGCCCGGGCAAAGACCTTTGTGGCCTGGCCACTGATGACTGCAAAACATCACAGATGGGGCACAGATTAAATTATACACTCACTAACGCTATACTAGTAGCTCTGCTAATTTAGCTATTATTTAAACTTGTCAGCAATATTAGCTCAGCTCACTGGATTGTGGCGTTCCTCAAggctcagttttagtccaacacTTTTAAAAGTTGTTTAGGCTGGCATGTGGCAGATTCATCAGGTTGCAGAAGATTATTCTATGATGTAGTTTTCAGTTATGATGATGAGTCTCCCACTTAAATTCcttctaatttaaatatttgaaacacTTAAAGCTGCGGTGTCCAAACGTTTCCATCTGATGGGCCCATATAGAAAAATTgaaggatgcaaaaataaaaaaataaaattaggtCAATTTTTCAAGCACACGAAAATCAAGTAATTGCATAATGTTTATATATTCCACTGTTTTGGAGTTATGAGTGAGCCTCCTAATATTGCTAGCCATGCCAACACGAGTCCATGTGAGGTTACATAAGCAGAGCAAAACTTTTATACAGCGTAAATATAATACAGATGAATCAGAAAGTTGTTTACCttcaaattgaagcagaaaaatAAGAATTAATTCCTGTGCGTTCATCATACTGAGCAAGTTGAGCTTCTGGTTCATGTCATTATTTCCTCTTTGAGGTAACCTGTTAaaaatgaaggggaaaaaaaaaaaaaaaagttatatagtCCAGCcctccactcacatgcacatttGCCTCCCTCAAGTTTGTTCTGCATTCATCCTTTTATAGAAAACTTCACAAGCAGCCCAGGTTAGCGGCGACGGCGCTGCTTGTTTATCGCAGCACAATCACGTCAAGAGCGGATgtgaaacaaagaaaaaaaacatcttcatgTACAGGCTACGCATGTTCAGCACGAGTTCCTTTTTCAGATCTTGAGAACTCTTTCCAATGAGGCGCCTCATTGAACTGCAGCGAGCAGATAAAAAACGCAAACGCCAAACTCAACACACCTGCTCCCCATTCACACCTGAGGCAGACGAACAGTAACAAAATCTCTCACTAAATGCAGTTCGAACTTTTGATAGGAatactttctttttaaattacacTTAATTGAGTAATGGTTTGATTGTAAAGCTCCAACCTAAAAGGCTCCAGATGAATAAAACAAAGACATTCACCATTTATTCAGATGGAGTTTAATGACACAAATGTTTCATCGTAGTCGTCATCATGGAGATTACAGGTAAGAATTACGGCAGGGAGCAAACTACCGACAGCAGCTGACACTAATCAAATGTTAATTGTGATCACGATTTGGGCAGACACCATTCAATTAACCTAATAAGATAAGCATCATTATCAAAGGTAGAATTACATTTGATAAAATGAACAAACGATAGTGGAAGGTTGAAAGATGCACACGTGGCACTGAAGCCGCAGGTTGTTCACACCCGTTAGTCTGGTAAATGGTAAATGTGATCATCAAATGTTTGGACCCTAGCCTGACGTTTTTGTCTCAACTTTATCTTGACTACGATGGCGACCGCGACGACTCCGACGAGTATCAAGATGGCGACGGCCAAACGAATGATGTTGATGAGCCGGGTGCGGTCGGGCTGGGGCGCTCCGGAACCACTTGGACTATTTTCCGTGGAGTTGACTGTGTACTGGGCCTGGACCTTCACGTCGCCTCCTTCCACATATTGGCACCTGTAATTCCTTTTACGACTGACAGGGGGCACTTTGAGGAAGGACGTGCAGTTGTTCTGCTCAATGCGATCTGAGGAAAGCTCCTCGTCACCCTCGGCCATCCAACGGAGGCCTTTTTCCCAGCATTGGCATCTCGGGCCTGGGTGGCAGACCAGGGAACACTTCAGGACCACGTGTCCGTCTCCCATTGAATTTGAGTCCTGAAGTGTCACTGCAGGGAAGAAGGTGGTACAATATGAGAGCAATACAGACTTGCATATGAATATAATATACATTTCATATGCATGTCTGTGTATTTGCGACTCTTCAACACATACTTCCCGTTTTTATGACATCACATCTGCTCTTCACTGTCTGTTAGGTCAGGTTTTACCCACCTCATAAATGCACTTCATAGACTCACTCGCTGCTCAAGCGACGAGTCTGGTTTCTAAGCTAGGCACTGCCGgaccactgggagcaaatcaggCTTCAgtgtcttgcccaaggacacTTCAATAGCAGACTCTCTGAGCCAGGATTCGAATCGTCAACACTCGAGTCACCTCATGACTCGCTCCACCAACGGAGCCACAATTTAGCAAAACATAAGTCTCGACAACAGTGTCCCATTAGACCACTCACATGTCAGCACTGTCAACAAAACTTCCAGTTGCAGCCGTCCATCTCGTTCACATATGAAGACACCAACGTCCTCTGCCGTCACTCCATCAATGAGCAGCGAGCAGTCGTCATTCAAGCTGAGGCGCTGACATCTTGGCGACCTGGTCACAACTTGACCATTTTTCGCCTTGCATACGATCGAACTCCCATGCCAAGTGTACCACCAGTTTATATGGGAGCAGGACGGCTGCTTGCAGGGCAGAACGACCACGTCCCCAACCCGGGCAAAGACGTGTGCGGTCTCTCCACTGATGACTGCAAGACACCACACAGGGGAACACATTAAATTACACACTGACCAATGCCATAATACTAAGCTCTGCTCCTTTAGCTACCGTTATTAGCACTAGTCAGCAATATTAGCTCAGCTCACTGGCAGAATCTTCTACGGGTCACCATTGGATTATGGTGGTCCTCAAGGCTCAGTTTTAgacccaacactttttaaatttttataggCTGGCATGTGGCGGGTGCATCATGTCGTTTTCACACTTATGATGAGGAGTCTGACACTTACATTTCTGATAACAGcttctaataaaaatatttgaaatactTAAACTCCCGATTACCATTTCGTCACCCATTTCTTTTTCGCAAGCTGCGAACCTGGTACTGATTTACTTATGGTTATGGACTTACAAATTTGACTCCCATATGCAGTGCATTAATTCTTGACggaattttttttgcaagtgttgTGTAAACATCACACTTTTGCCAAATTTTTCACCGAGGACGAGCTCATACAAACATGAACGAGTTATGAGTGAGCCTCCTAATATAACTAGCCAAGCTAAAACGAGTCATTGTTGTCCATGTGAGGTCACATGAGAAGAGCAAAACTTTTATAGAGCGTAAATATAATATAGATGAATCAGAAAGTTGTTTACCttcaaattgaagcagaaaaatAAGAATTAATTCCTGTGTGTTCATCTTACTGAGCAAGTTGAGCTTCTGGTTCATGTCATCATTATTCCCTTTGTAATGATTTgttaaaaattaagaaaaaaaaaaaaaagaatgaagtccAACCCTCCACACACATTTGCATCCCTGTTTGTTCTGCATTCATTATTATATAGAGAACGTATCTCACAAGCAGCCCGCCTGCCATCTTGTTTATCGCAGCACAATCACGTCTACAGCAGATGctaaataaagaagaagaagaagaaaaacattatCTTCATGTACAGGCTACGCATGTTCAGTATGAGTTCCTTTTTCAGATCTTAAGAACTCTTTCGAGTGAGGTGCCTCACGAACACCAAAAACGCGAACACCAAActcgactcacctgctccccatTCACACCTGAGCCGACGAACACTAACGCAGTCGTCTGAATCTCACTCAATGTGGTGGGGTTGtggcggttcagaaaatgaatttcaGCGTCCTAAAaagccagcaccccccccgtatcaaaatggtttgacccaacttgttATATGCCGCCGAGAATCACCAGTCAATCccttgaaaactttatttaaaattagagTGCCCCAACTTAAGACTTATTTCCAGGCACAAGGCGCCGcttgcttcattttttatttatttatgttatttggcTTTGGAACGCTACCAAAAATTGAACTTACAAGTTAGCTTTATGccctctgccactagatggcagcagcgAACTTCACGACACTCAGTCTCTTCTACTTACACATGAAAGGGACAGTTTACTTTTTActaccacctagtggtgaactaatagaatgcaaccaTTTTGAAGCACGCGCATGTCGGTGCCTCAGAGAGAGAACAAtttgcaagcctaccaccaattactactttaagaggatttttttttactaggggtgtcaggcgattcaaattttttatcataattgatttttgattgatttgatttaaatttttatttcgaacgtgcataatttttttttttttttttataattgatCGCACAACTTAATCAcgaattttatatctgttctaaatgtagcAGAAAAATAAGAATGAATTCCCGTATGTTCATCTTCAGTGAGCAAGTTGAGCTTCTGATTCATGTCATTATTTCCTATGTGGTGTCTTGATGAAaaattgaaaaggaaaaaaaactccaccCTCCCACTCATGTTTCAAAATCATTTATCTCAGTCTTGGTCGACATTTTGTGTGAGATTGCAACGTGACAGGAAATGATGCGTGACACGAAGACATTCAGCATAAAATCACTTGTAGTTTAATGACAAATGTTTCATAGTAGTAGTCACATGGAATAAAAGGTAAATAATATTTGGGACGCACGTAAGCGATTCCCCAGCAGTTGACAGGCGATAAAAATGGACACATTGAATAACACAATCCGCCCATTTCCACCACTAAATGAGCGCTCAcatatttattagttatttgTTAACTTCAGTAGCTCGGATAATTCTGTCAATTTTACATGTGTTTACATGTTACATGAACGATATAGTCCATTCAGTGTTAGGATTTTAGTGTCAGTAACAGACAGAATGAAACATCAACTTAAAATCTTCTCtaattctcattaaaaaaaaaaacaccttcaaaTAAGTTTAGGAAATATCTTTAATAAATAAACCTAATAAGCAGTACTTTCTATTCACTCGATGCCAAAATTAAATatactcacttaaaaaaaaaaaaaaaaaaagttttattgtgtttaactcactaataaaataataaatgaattagaattatttctgatttttttttatgattcctattttattaatgaatttttcaaaatatttaatttcagaaaaatAAGTCTGCACATTAACGAGCAAAAATACTAAGAAGTTCATATTTCTAATAAAAACGACTATAAAACTATTCGTTAACATACAAAAGATgtttaaattcaacaaaaaaaataaaaacaacggtaaaaaaaaaaaagaaacaccatAAAAATGAAACGAGCTCAACTGTTGCATGACGTCATCACGCTGCGCTTTACGGGACCACAAGATGGCGATCTCCACTCgtatctctcacacacacacacacaaacacgtcaAGTATAAAAAGTTGTAAGTAGTAGATGTGCACATCgactttgtgtgtatgaaatgCTGTCGTTGCATTTCTGCGACATCCTTGATATTCAGCTTAAGGTCCATGTGTACTAGTACACACTTTGTCCTCGCAGGAAAAACAAATAAGCGCACTAATAGAATGAGCGCCTTACCGGTAACATTTTCTCCATTACTAGCATCACTTGACTTTTTCCTACCAATTGGTCATTGTGGTAGTCTCGTAAATGTTCCAAAAATCAGTAAGACGTGCTCATGCTACTAGTGCGGTTCACtctattacaattattttatccTTGTTTTATGTTACACATTGTTGTCAATGTGCTgtagaaataaagttgagttgtgtAAGCTTGATATCAAGGATATGAAATAAACGTGCAAATGCCTTTGCATACATTTACGCTTAACGCA
This genomic interval carries:
- the LOC144010691 gene encoding uncharacterized protein LOC144010691 — translated: MNQKLNLLSKMNTQELILIFLLHFEVMSGQAAEVFARAGDVAVLPCKQPSCSGIDWLYSWDESLPEHEVRKGQVVTSSPRRQRLSLQHDCSLRIDHVMAEDVGYYGCKKDGHLQLNIFLTVMTLTPQDSDSMTDVLLKCSLTCYLGPRCRCGPRDLRWMDEDDEELSSDHIEQDYCVSFLKVPPVSRKRNYKCQYVEVGKVKVQAEYTANSTEESTRGPEGPVGLDGPGAPQPDRTRLINIIRLAVAILILVGVVMSAVVVEIKLRQKRQARVQRVDDHIYNLPD
- the LOC144010692 gene encoding uncharacterized protein LOC144010692, which encodes MNQKLNLLSKMNTQELILIFLLQFEVISGETAHVFARVGDVVVLPCKQPSCSHINWWYTWHGSSIVCKAKNGQVVTRSPRCQRLSLNDDCSLLIDGVTAEDVGVFICERDGRLQLEVLLTVLTLTLQDSNSMGDGHVVLKCSLVCHPGPRCQCWEKGLRWMAEGDEELSSDRIEQNNCTSFLKVPPVSRKRNYRCQYVEGGDVKVQAQYTVNSTENSPSGSGAPQPDRTRLINIIRLAVAILILVGVVAVAIVVKIKLRQKRQARVQTFDDHIYHLPD